In the Brockia lithotrophica genome, GGCCTATCGCCGGCACGCGGCGACGGGGGTGGACATCGGAAGAAGACGAGGCACTAGAGCGGGAACTTTTGGCCAGCGAAAAGGAGCGCACTGAGCACGCGATGCTTGTCGACCTCGTGCGCAACGACCTGGGGCGCGTGGCGGTCTATGGCACGGTGCGTGTCGACGAGTTGATGGTCGTCGAGCGCTATTCCCATGTCATGCACCTAGTGTCCCACGTGCGCGGCCGGCGGCAGCCCGACGCCAGTGCCGTTGACGTTCTGCGCGCCGTCTTTCCCGGCGGGACTATCACTGGGGCGCCGAAAGTGCGAGCGATGGAGATCATCGAAGAGCTTGAACCCGTCCGCCGCGGTCCGTACACCGGGTCACTTGGCTGGTTCGGCTACCAGGGCGACATAACCCTAAACATTGTCATCCGCACGCTGGTGGCCAAAGACGGCTGGGCCCACGTGCAGACCGGAGCGGGCATCGTCATCGACTCACAGCCCGCCGCCGAGTACGAAGAAAGCCTGAACAAGGCGGAAGCGTTGTGGGAAGCCGTGGAGGAGAGCCTAGCTGAGGTGGGCCGGAGAGGAGAATGAGGGATGGTTCTCGTCATCGACAACTACGATTCCTTCACGTACAACCTGGTCCAGTACTTCGGGGCGCTGGGGGCCGAGGTGCGGGTGTTCCGCAACGACGCCATTACCCTCGAGGAAGCGGAGCACCTCGCCCCTCGCTATCTTGTGATCTCGCCCG is a window encoding:
- a CDS encoding anthranilate synthase component I family protein, translating into YVAYDAARAIERLPVRAVDDLALPEVYLMETREVVAINHEARDVNLIVCADPAEPGGWTAARKRLERLAARLEQPAAVDALYAWRPAAATLEPRYSFTRAGFEAAVRRVQDYIAAGDVYQVNLSVRRSQPLEVSPYAVYRVLRRLNPSPYMGYLRFPDLEIVCDSPELLVRVTDEELATRPIAGTRRRGWTSEEDEALERELLASEKERTEHAMLVDLVRNDLGRVAVYGTVRVDELMVVERYSHVMHLVSHVRGRRQPDASAVDVLRAVFPGGTITGAPKVRAMEIIEELEPVRRGPYTGSLGWFGYQGDITLNIVIRTLVAKDGWAHVQTGAGIVIDSQPAAEYEESLNKAEALWEAVEESLAEVGRRGE